The Dreissena polymorpha isolate Duluth1 chromosome 10, UMN_Dpol_1.0, whole genome shotgun sequence genome includes a region encoding these proteins:
- the LOC127847073 gene encoding epidermal retinol dehydrogenase 2-like yields the protein MIKRNHGHVVNIASSAGLIGVNGLADYCASKFAAVGFDESLRFELQSMGRTGIHTTVVCPFFISTGMFEGAKTRFPFILPVLKPEFVADKIVDAVLCNQTMLCLPRILYVFFALKGVLPHTCLQLLCDHLGVNNFMDEFKGRQ from the exons ATGATCAAAAGAAACCACGGTCACGTTGTAAACATTGCAAGTTCCGCTGGATTGATAGGAGTTAATGGCCTTGCAGACTACTGCGCGAGTAAATTTGCAGCTGTTGGGTTTGACGAGTCCCTGCGTTTCGAGCTGCAGTCTATGGGACGGACGGGAATTCACACCACTGTTGTCTGCCCCTTCTTCATCAGTACTGGAATGTTTGAGGGGGCAAAGACGAG GTTTCCCTTTATTCTGCCGGTTCTGAAACCAGAATTTGTTGCTGACAAGATTGTGGATGCTGTTCTGTGTAACCAGACCATGTTATGTCTACCCAGAATCCTCTATGTCTTCTTCGCACTCAAAGG AGTGTTGCCTCATACCTGTCTGCAACTGCTTTGCGACCACCTGGGGGTTAACAATTTTATGGATGAATTTAAAGGGAGACAATAG
- the LOC127847072 gene encoding uncharacterized protein LOC127847072 codes for MFQMCEGRSLRLGGDASHCSPGHTSKYGSYTLMDLETGHVLDVQLAQSDEVKNSNAMELEGLKRALSNLFNNGLNVSDLVPDRHVQVRKFMREEMGRVCHWFDAWHMAKGIKKKLMALGKNKNVELVGQWAQSFANHLYYCAASSSGNGDMVVARWMSIGIHVSDIHEGHGDLFPKCLHSPIRRNWIKNGSKAHKELLLVIGSKRLLSDIRMLSPAEQTSMLEAQHKVVCQVAPKFVSFSYAAMKQ; via the exons ATGTTCCAGATGTGCGAAGGCCGTTCTCTGAGGCTAGGAGGTGATGCTAGCCATTGTTCCCCAGGCCATACATCCAAGTATGGATCCTACACACTGATGGACCTGGAAACTGGACATGTCCTTGATGTGCAGCTTGCTCAG AGTGATGAAGTAAAGAACAGCAATGCCATGGAGCTGGAGGGTCTCAAGCGGGCACTCTCAAACCTGTTCAACAACGGGCTAAACGTATCAGACCTGGTTCCTGACCGCCATGTCCAAGTCAGGAAGTTCATGAGAGAGGAGATGGGCCGGGTTTGCCATTGGTTTGATGCCTGGCATATGGCTAAAG ggaTCAAAAAGAAGCTGATGGCACTTGGAAAGAACAAAAACGTGGAACTAGTTGGACAGTGGGCTCAGTCATTTGCCAATCACCTGTATTATTGTGCAGCTTCAAGTTCTGGCAATGGTGACATGGTGGTCGCGAGATGGATGTCCATTGGAATCCATGTTTCCGACATACACGAAGGTCACGGGGACTTGTTTCCGAAGTGCCTCCATAGTCCCATACGGAGGAACTGGATTAAGAACG GCTCGAAGGCGCACAAGGAATTACTGTTGGTCATCGGAAGCAAGCGCCTTCTCTCTGACATTCGAATGCTGTCACCAGCTGAACAGACCTCGATGCTGGAGGCTCAACACAAGGTGGTCTGCCAAGTTGCGCCAAAATTTGTCAGCTTTTCATACGCAGCGATGAAACAGTG A
- the LOC127847068 gene encoding uncharacterized protein LOC127847068 gives MRLSLHPDAVPSLFSDTDNFNSLQPKALKPDELGAPKRKRDTYGAFAKRNRKTVNEVLKLAESEFSEESPVAETPASLDEPDLLTPSHCLKATQTTETVVFRPAENKGFNIKPDRKNKKVQAIANIVDSATEPALFDSEAEVEGHFEEEYTEDDIYDDDFDSSEKDPDWEPDYDSEEELMSDDEEEEEEVCCLLPLLLVCSVCGDKYSITRKSVRGGQLKISTLCGTGHTRNWDSAPTVNGTPLINLLGAGAIFLVAFQ, from the exons ATGAGACTGTCGCTGCATCCTGATGCAGTGCCATCTTTGTTCTCTGACACGGACAACTTCAATTCATTACAGCCGAAAGCCCTAAAGCCCGACGAGTTAGGAGCCCCAAAACGGAAACGGGACACCTATGGTGCTTTTGCCAAGAGAAATCGCAAAACG GTGAATGAGGTACTGAAGTTGGCAGAGAGTGAGTTTTCTGAAGAATCACCAGTCGCGGAGACTCCTGCAAGCCTTGACGAACCAGATTTGTTGACACCCAGTCATTGTTTAAAAGCTACTCAGACTACAGAG ACGGTAGTGTTTCGACCAGCCGAAAATAAGGGTTTTAACATAAAACCAGACCGGAAAAACAAAAAAGTGCAGGCTATCGCCAACATAGTGGACTCGGCTACTGAACCAGCTTTATTTGATTCTGAGGCTGAGGTCGAGGGACACTTTGAGGAGGAATACACGGAGGATGATATCTATGATGATGACTTCGACAGTTCAGAGAAGGATCCTGATTGGGAGCCTGATTATGACTCTGAGGAGGAATTGATGTCAGATGATGAGGAGGAAGAAGAGGAGGTTtg TTGTTTGCTCCCGTTACTGCTTGTGTGCAGTGTTTGCGGAGACAAATATTCCATTACTCGCAAGTCGGTGCGTGGGGGACAGCTGAAGATTTCCACTCTCTGCGGAACCGGTCACACTAGAAACTGGGATAGTGCTCCGACAGTCAATGGAACACCTCTCATAAACCTTCTTGGTGCTGGAGCAATATTTTTAGTGGCGTTTCAATAA